The genome window CGTCGGGGGCCGGCGCGCCGCTGGCCACGCTCGACATCAATCATCTGGTGGAGCGCTGGGATGACATCGTCGTCGCCATTCGCCGTGATCGCCCGATCGTGGGGACGCTCGTGGAGAAGGCGATTCCGACCGCGGTGACGTCGTCGGGGGTGGTGTCGCTCCAGATCGAAGACATGGGGGCGTTCGAGAGCCTGGCCGCCAAGGCCAAGGAGCTGAGCACCGCCATGTCGCAGCACATCGCCGGGCTCACGCGCGTCCAGCTCCTCCCCCCCGATTCGGCCAAGGACAACAGCCCGCGTCGCATGACGGCGGAGTCGATCAAGTCCGAGACGCTGGTGGCGCTGCGCAAGCGTGACCCGGTGCTCGCCGCCGCGATCGACGAACTCGATCTGGACCTGATCAACTAGCACACGCAGGCGTTCACGACCGACGGAGCCGTCGGGAGCTCGCGAAGGGAAGGCCGACTCCCCGACGCCGAGTGGGGTCGCGTAAACTGAGGCATCACAAGACTTTCAGAGCCATGGCCGACATCTTCAAGATCCTGCAGCAGGCGCAGCAGATGCAGTCCAAGATGCAGGAGATGCAGGAAGAGCTGACCCAACGCTCCGTCACCGGGAGTTCGGGGGGTGGGATGGTAACCGTCGAAGCGGACGGGAAGGGGACAGTTCGCAAGGTGAAGCTCGACCCCACGGTCGTGAACCCGGCCGACGTCGAGATGCTGGAAGACCTGATCGTCATCGCCGTCTCCGACGCCCAGAAGAAGGCCAACGACCTGGCCCAGGCCGAGATGGGGAAGCTGGCCGGGGGGCTCAACCTCCCGTTCAAGCTCCCGTTCTAGGGGGGCGCGGCGTGTCGGCGATCGACGATCTGGCGGGCGAACTCGCCAAGCTCCCCGGGATCGGGCGCAAGACGGCGCTGCGGTTGACGTACCACCTGCTCAAGCAGCCGCGTGAGCGCAGCGTCCGGTTGGCGCATGCGCTGGAGACGCTGGCCGAGCGCGTCCACCCCTGTCCGGTGTGCTACAATCTCACCGAGGACGAGGAATGCGGGATTTGCCGCGACCCAAGACGTGACGCGGGAGTGATCTGCGCCGTCGAAGAAGCGGCGGACATCGGCGCGATCGAACGTGCCGGCGAGTTCCGGGGGCATTTTCACGTCCTCGGAGGGCGCATTTCTCCGCTCGACGGGGTGGGACCGGAAGATCTCACCGTGGCTGCTCTCGAACGCCGGGTTGCCGGCGGGGCTGTGAAGGAAGTGATCGTAGCGACCAATCCGAGTGTCGAAGGCGAGGCGACCGCCCTGTACCTGCAGCAGGTGCTGGTGCCGCTGGGCGTGCGCGTGACGCGCATCGCCCGGGGGCTTCCTGTGGGCGGTGACCTGGAGTACGCCGACGGGATCACGATCGCGCAGGCGCTGTCGGCGCGGCGGGAGATGGCCTGACGTGCGCAAGGGATCGCTGTTGTCCTTTGGAGTGCTCGGCGGATTCGTCGCCGGCTTCGCGTTGTGGAGTCGTCAGCAGCGCGTGGATCGCCAGAGCCTCTTCAGCCGCAACCCGATGCGCCGCCTGGCGGCGCTCGGCTACCTGAGCTCGCAGGCCGATGAGCAGACCGTGGCGCTCCTGCGCGAGTACCTCGCGTGGGAGTCCAAGCCGGAATTGCGCCGTCGTGCGCGCCGGCTGCTGCGCCGCGTCGAACGAACGCTCGCCTGAGCCAGGCCGATACTCATGCGCATGCCCATTGGAGCCTCGAGCTGGTCGTTCACCGAAGAGGACTACAGCGCCCTCACGCAGGTGCTGCAGCGCTTCCTGTTCGACAGCAACGCGCGCTGTGCCCTCCTGGTCGACCGGAGCGGCCAGCTGGTGACGTTCGCGGGGGATCGCCCCACGTTCGATGTCACCGCCTTCGCGACGCTCACCGCCGCCGACTTCTCGGCCAACGACCAGCTCGCGCGCCTCATTGGCGAGAGCGACTTCAACACCCTGTTTCACCAGGGGGAAAAGGAGTCGATGCTGCTGGCGGATGTCGCGCGTCGGGTGATCCTGGTCGCCCTCTTCGACAACCGGACGACCCTCGGCCTGGTGCGCCTCAAGATGCGCGCGATCGTCGACGAACTCGGACGCCTCATCGAGCGCTCGCTCCAGCGCTCGCAGCTCAGCAATCCGCAGCGGCAGCCCCTCCTGGGCGATGTCGATGACGAGATCGATCGTCTCTTCCAGTAATCGCAACGGACGAGAGAGACGCCGATGTCGATGATCAACTACGCCTCGCGCGAGATCAACTGCAAGATCGTGTACTACGGGCCGGGACTCGGCGGGAAGACCAGCAATCTCGAACACGTCTACAAGAAGGTGGCACCGAGCACGCGCGGGAAGCTCATCTCGCTGGCCACCGAGAGCGAACGCACGCTCTTCTTCGACTTCCTCCCTGTCGACCTCGGGACGATTCGGGGCTTCAAGACGCGCTTTCACCTGTACACCGTCCCCGGACAGGTCTACTACAACGCGTCGCGCAAGCTCATCCTGAAAGGGGTCGATGGGATCGTCTTCGTGGCCGACTCGCAGGTCGACCGCATGGAGGCGAACCAGGAATCGATGCAGAACCTGTACGACAACATGGTCGAGTACGGCTACGACCTCACGCGCATGCCGTTCGTCGTCCAGTACAACAAGCGCGACCTGCCGAACGCCGCGCCACTCGCCGAGTTGCAGTCGGCGCTGAACCCGGGGTGGGAAGTGACCGAGCCGACCCGGCAGCGGCTGACCCCCGACACGTGGCACGCCGGCGAGAACCTCATCGAGCAGCTGCCGACTGGCGAATGGGTGGAACGGGCCCCTTATTTTGAGGCGGTCGCCGTGACCGGCGACGGTGTCTTCGATACCTTGAAGGCAGTCTCCAAGCTCGTACTGAAGTCCCTGTCGTAGCGAACCCTTGTGTCGCTGAACCTCCCGAACGCGATCACCGCCGCCCGCATTGCCAGCACGCCGTTGATCGCCGCCCTGGTGATCAGCGCGGGGTGGCAGTTGCGCCTGACGGCATGGTGCCTGTTCATCATCGCGGCGGTGACCGACTACTTCGACGGCAAGCTCGCCCGTGACCGCAACCTGGTCACCAACCTGGGCAAGCTGCTCGACCCGCTCGCCGACAAGATGTTGCTGCTGGCGACGCTCGTCCCCATGTACTGGCTCACGCGCGACGTGGCGCTGTGGGCCTCGCTCCCCAAGCCCGACGCGTGGGCGGCCGGGGCCACCATCGGCCCCGTCCTCGCGGGGGCGCGCGTGGCCTACCCCTTCGTCACGCCGCTGGGGCTCGTGGGGCTCCCATTCTGGATCATCGCCGTCGTGCTGGGGCGCGAGCTCTTCATGACGGTATTCCGTCAGTACGCCGCGCAGCGCGGCGTGATCATCTCGGCCATCGGCCCGGCCAAGTGGAAGACGACGTTCCAGTGGATCTGGGTCGGCGCCGCCTTCTTCTGGTTCTTCGCCTCCTCGGCGGCAGCCGAGCATCGCTGGACCAGCTCGGCGTGGAACGCCTTTGCCATGTTCAACGGCATCGTCGGCGTCCTCTCGATGATCGGGGCCGTCGCCCTGACGCTCTACTCGCTGTGGCTCTACCTGCAGCGCTACGGCGGCCTCCTGGTCGGCTCCGGCGGTACGCGCGGCACTGCAGGGTAGCGCCGAGTACCGCGTGAACCTCGAGATCGTCACGATCGGCGACGAGCTCCTGCTCGGCCTCACCATCGACACCAATGCTGCGTGGCTCGCCCGCGAACTCGCGGCCGACGGCGTGAGCATCGTGCGTCGGGCCTCGGTCGGCGACGACGCGGCCATGATCGCGGATGCGGTGCGCGATGCCCTCGATCGCAGCGGGGCGGTGATCACCACCGGCGGGTTGGGGCCTACCGCCGACGACATGACCAAGCCCGCGATCGCGGCACTGTTCGGGCGCGAGATGGTCTTCGACGCCGAACGGTGGGAGGCGCTCAAGCAACTCTGGCGCGAGCGCGGACGTCCAGGCGAACTCCCGGAGTCCAACCGCCAGCAGGTGATGATCCCGGCTGGGGCGCACGTCCTCACCAACCGGCATGGGACGGCGCCGGCGATCTTCCTCGAGGATGCGCGCGGTCGCTGGGTGGCGATGCTCCCCGGCGTTCCGCGCGAGATGCGGGGGATCTTCCATGAGGAGCTGCGCCCGCTCATCCAGGGGCGGCTGGGTTCGGCGCGCGCCGTGGTGCGCACGCGCACGGTGCGCACCACCGGCGTCGCCGAGTCGCAGCTCCCCACGCTGCTGGGTGACGTGGCCCGCGGGGTGGACGGAATGTCGCTCGCCTACCTCCCCGGGCAGGAAGGGGTCGACTTGCGGCTGACGGTGCGCGGCGCGGCGCCTGACGAGGCCGATGCCCGCCTCGCCGCTGGCTGCGCCACCCTCGCCGCGCGCGTCGGCCCGTACGTCTACGCCGACCAGGCCGCGACCGACCTCGCCGAGGTGGTCCTGGCCGGCTGCCGGGCCCGCGGGTTGCGGCTGGCGGTGGCCGAGAGCTGCACTGGCGGGCTGCTCGGGGGGCGGATCACCGCCATCCCCGGCTCGAGCGATGTCCTCCTGGGCGGGGTCATCGCCTACGACAATGCGGTGAAGCGCGAGCAGCTCGGCGTCTCGCCGGAGACGCTGGCACGCGTCGGCGCGGTGAGCGAGGAGGTCGCCCGGGCGATGGCCGCCGGGGTACGGTCGAGGTTCGGCGCCGACATCGGGGTCGGCATCACCGGGATCGCTGGCCCTGGCGGAGGGACCGACGACAAGCCGGTCGGGACGGTCTGGATCGCCGTCGATGTGCGCGGCGAGGTGCGCACCTTTGGCGGGCGCCTCATCGGCGACCGCGCCGAGGTGCGCTTTCGCGCCACACAGGCCGCGCTGGAGATGATCCGTCGCGCCCTGCTCCCGAAGTAGGCCGCGCCCTCCGGCGTTGCGCGGTGACTCGAGCGCCGAAGCCCCCGGCGGCGCTGCCGAAGTGGCGCACGCGGCCCGGCACGGCCGTTGCCCCACACCAACGCGCGGTCGAGATTTGAGAGAGCGGCTGCGCCGCTCGCACCAGACGGAAGCGAGCGCGCGGCGCCCCGCGTGAAACCCATCCCGGCACAACCAAGTAGGCCTGAGCCATATGGACGACCGACAGCACTCCGAGCAGTCCGCTCCCCCCGCGAGCGAGCACGATGCCCCGACGGCGGCCGATGCGGCGCACAACGCGTCGGGCGACACGGCGACGCTCACGACGCACGAGGAGCTGCATCGTGCCGTGGACGAGCAGCGGGACAAGTACCTCCGCCTCGCCGCCGAGTACGACAACTTCCGCAAGCGCACCGTGCGCGAGCGGCAGGAGTCGGGG of Gemmatimonadota bacterium contains these proteins:
- a CDS encoding YbaB/EbfC family nucleoid-associated protein — protein: MADIFKILQQAQQMQSKMQEMQEELTQRSVTGSSGGGMVTVEADGKGTVRKVKLDPTVVNPADVEMLEDLIVIAVSDAQKKANDLAQAEMGKLAGGLNLPFKLPF
- the recR gene encoding recombination protein RecR, with the protein product MSAIDDLAGELAKLPGIGRKTALRLTYHLLKQPRERSVRLAHALETLAERVHPCPVCYNLTEDEECGICRDPRRDAGVICAVEEAADIGAIERAGEFRGHFHVLGGRISPLDGVGPEDLTVAALERRVAGGAVKEVIVATNPSVEGEATALYLQQVLVPLGVRVTRIARGLPVGGDLEYADGITIAQALSARREMA
- a CDS encoding roadblock/LC7 domain-containing protein; protein product: MRMPIGASSWSFTEEDYSALTQVLQRFLFDSNARCALLVDRSGQLVTFAGDRPTFDVTAFATLTAADFSANDQLARLIGESDFNTLFHQGEKESMLLADVARRVILVALFDNRTTLGLVRLKMRAIVDELGRLIERSLQRSQLSNPQRQPLLGDVDDEIDRLFQ
- a CDS encoding gliding-motility protein MglA, encoding MSMINYASREINCKIVYYGPGLGGKTSNLEHVYKKVAPSTRGKLISLATESERTLFFDFLPVDLGTIRGFKTRFHLYTVPGQVYYNASRKLILKGVDGIVFVADSQVDRMEANQESMQNLYDNMVEYGYDLTRMPFVVQYNKRDLPNAAPLAELQSALNPGWEVTEPTRQRLTPDTWHAGENLIEQLPTGEWVERAPYFEAVAVTGDGVFDTLKAVSKLVLKSLS
- a CDS encoding CDP-alcohol phosphatidyltransferase family protein, encoding MSLNLPNAITAARIASTPLIAALVISAGWQLRLTAWCLFIIAAVTDYFDGKLARDRNLVTNLGKLLDPLADKMLLLATLVPMYWLTRDVALWASLPKPDAWAAGATIGPVLAGARVAYPFVTPLGLVGLPFWIIAVVLGRELFMTVFRQYAAQRGVIISAIGPAKWKTTFQWIWVGAAFFWFFASSAAAEHRWTSSAWNAFAMFNGIVGVLSMIGAVALTLYSLWLYLQRYGGLLVGSGGTRGTAG
- a CDS encoding competence/damage-inducible protein A: MNLEIVTIGDELLLGLTIDTNAAWLARELAADGVSIVRRASVGDDAAMIADAVRDALDRSGAVITTGGLGPTADDMTKPAIAALFGREMVFDAERWEALKQLWRERGRPGELPESNRQQVMIPAGAHVLTNRHGTAPAIFLEDARGRWVAMLPGVPREMRGIFHEELRPLIQGRLGSARAVVRTRTVRTTGVAESQLPTLLGDVARGVDGMSLAYLPGQEGVDLRLTVRGAAPDEADARLAAGCATLAARVGPYVYADQAATDLAEVVLAGCRARGLRLAVAESCTGGLLGGRITAIPGSSDVLLGGVIAYDNAVKREQLGVSPETLARVGAVSEEVARAMAAGVRSRFGADIGVGITGIAGPGGGTDDKPVGTVWIAVDVRGEVRTFGGRLIGDRAEVRFRATQAALEMIRRALLPK